Within the Luoshenia tenuis genome, the region ACCGCCCTCCGGCGTTAAAACCGGGGGGCGTTTTTATTTGCCGCGGTCTTAATGGCGTGACAAGCTGTGCGCTTTATGCGATAATAAAATCATCGCAAAGAATCCATTGTAAAGGAGACTTGAAAGATGCTGTATCCTCAATTAACCGATAGCCGGATGGTGTTTGACTTAAATGGCGTGTGGGATTTTAAGCTGCTGGATGAGGGCCAGTGCCCGGCGGTGGATGGGCCGGTCCAGGATGCGATTCCAATGGCGGTGCCCTCCGCCTATAATGACCTTTATGAGGGAAGGGCGTTTAAAGAGCACGTAGGGGATATGGTTTACCAGCGCAGCTTTTCCGTCAGCGCGCCGATGCTGGAAAAACGCCTGGTGCTCCGCTTTTCCAGTGCGACGCATCAGGCCACCGTCTATTTGAATGGGAAATTATTGGGCAAGCATAAGGGCGGTTTTTTGCCCTTTGAGTTTGAGATCGGCCAGCAGGCGCGGCGTGGAGAGAACCTGCTGACGGTGATCGTCAACAATATCGTCGATTATTCCACGCTGCCTTGCGGGCGGCTGGTCACCGAGAAATATCCGGGGTTGGCGCCCATGGTGCGCAACTACCCTAATTTTGACTATTTCAACTATACGGGCATTATGCGGCCGGTAAAGCTTTATACCACGCCGCGGAATTATATCCGCGATATAACCGTGGTCGGGCATATGGACGGCAGCTTCTCCTATAAAGTAGATGTGCAGGGCGAGGGCGAGGTCGCCGTGGAGATGCTGGATCCCGACAAAAAATGCGTGTTTAAGGCGCAGGGGGCCAGCGGCGAGGGCAAGATCGAGAATGTACGGCTTTGGGCGCCCGAGAACCCGGCACTTTACGACCTGGTGGTGCGGCTGGCAAGCGGAGATGAGCAGGATAGCTATACCGAGCCGTTCGGCTTTAGGGATATTTCGATTCAGAACTGCCGGATCTGTTTAAACGGCAAACCTGTTTATCTTAAGGGGTTCGGCAAGCATGAGGACAGTTACGTCAACGGCCGCGGCTTTAACGAGGCGCTCAACGTAAAAGATGTGGGCCTGCTTAAATGGATCGGCGCTAACTCCTTCCGCACCAGCCATTACCCTTATAGCGAGGAGATGATGCGCCTTTGCGACCGCGAGGGCATCATGGTGATTGACGAGGTGCCGGCAGTTGGCCTGCATACCGCCTTTACCGCCACGGGCATGCTGGGCGGCGAGCCCAATGGCACCTGGCGCACCTTGCAGACCGCGCAGCACCACCGGGATGTGATCAACGACCTGATTGCCCGGGATAAGAACCATCCCTGCGTTGTAATGTGGTCAGTCGCAAACGAACCGGCCAGCGAGGAGGAGGGGGCCAGGGAATACTTTGAACCGCTGACTGTTTTGGCGCGGCAGCAGGATCCCCAGCACCGCCCGGTTACGATCGTGACCTATGAGGGTTCCAGTCCCGAAAAATGCAAGGTGGCCGAATTGTGCGATGTATTGGTTATCAACCGCTATCGCGGCTGGTATGATACCGAGGGGAACCTCCCCGGCGCGGCGGCTAAGCTGAAAGACGAGTTTGAACGCTTCCACGCCCGCTGCCCGGAAAAGCCCATCATGCTGGGCGAGTATGGAGCGGATACCATTGCCGGCATGCACGACGCCACGCCGACCCTCTTTAGCGAGGAATATCAGGTGGCGTACCTCGAGGCGTACAGCGAGGTGTTCGATTCGCTGCCCTATATTACGGGCGAGCACGTGTGGAACTTTGCGGACTTTGCTACGGCAGAGAATATCCGCCGGGTACAGGGCAATAAAAAGGGCATCTTTACCCGAGACCGCCGCCCCAAAATGGCTGCACATTACCTTAAAGGCCGCTGGACGGGGTTTGAAAAGGAATAGGGGACTGCTTACGACGAAAAAAGCCGGCGCGATCTTCGTGCCGGCTTTTACTGTGCTTTTTGTATTTTTTTAAGAG harbors:
- the uidA gene encoding beta-glucuronidase; this encodes MLYPQLTDSRMVFDLNGVWDFKLLDEGQCPAVDGPVQDAIPMAVPSAYNDLYEGRAFKEHVGDMVYQRSFSVSAPMLEKRLVLRFSSATHQATVYLNGKLLGKHKGGFLPFEFEIGQQARRGENLLTVIVNNIVDYSTLPCGRLVTEKYPGLAPMVRNYPNFDYFNYTGIMRPVKLYTTPRNYIRDITVVGHMDGSFSYKVDVQGEGEVAVEMLDPDKKCVFKAQGASGEGKIENVRLWAPENPALYDLVVRLASGDEQDSYTEPFGFRDISIQNCRICLNGKPVYLKGFGKHEDSYVNGRGFNEALNVKDVGLLKWIGANSFRTSHYPYSEEMMRLCDREGIMVIDEVPAVGLHTAFTATGMLGGEPNGTWRTLQTAQHHRDVINDLIARDKNHPCVVMWSVANEPASEEEGAREYFEPLTVLARQQDPQHRPVTIVTYEGSSPEKCKVAELCDVLVINRYRGWYDTEGNLPGAAAKLKDEFERFHARCPEKPIMLGEYGADTIAGMHDATPTLFSEEYQVAYLEAYSEVFDSLPYITGEHVWNFADFATAENIRRVQGNKKGIFTRDRRPKMAAHYLKGRWTGFEKE